In Oikeobacillus pervagus, a single window of DNA contains:
- the rplC gene encoding 50S ribosomal protein L3, with protein sequence MTKGILGRKIGMTQVFAENGDLIPVTVIEATPNVVLQVKSVEGDGYAAVQLGFEDKREKLANKPEKGHVAKANTAPKRFIREFSEIDAEGYEVGQEVSVDIFAEGDIIDVTGISKGKGFQGAIKRHGQSRGPMSHGSRYHRRPGSMGPVAPNRVFKSKALPGRMGGEQITIQNLEVVKVDAERNVILVKGNVPGPKKGLVKIKTAVKAK encoded by the coding sequence ATGACCAAAGGAATCTTAGGTAGAAAGATTGGAATGACTCAAGTATTTGCTGAGAATGGTGATTTAATCCCTGTAACAGTGATTGAAGCTACTCCAAACGTTGTTCTACAAGTGAAATCCGTTGAAGGTGACGGTTATGCTGCAGTTCAACTTGGATTTGAGGATAAACGTGAGAAATTAGCAAATAAACCTGAAAAAGGGCATGTGGCCAAGGCAAATACTGCTCCTAAGCGCTTCATTCGCGAATTTAGCGAAATTGATGCGGAAGGATATGAAGTTGGTCAAGAAGTCAGTGTAGATATTTTTGCAGAAGGTGACATCATTGATGTAACTGGAATTTCGAAAGGTAAAGGTTTCCAAGGTGCTATTAAACGTCATGGTCAAAGCCGTGGACCAATGTCACATGGATCTCGCTACCATCGTCGCCCAGGTTCAATGGGACCTGTAGCTCCAAACCGCGTATTTAAATCAAAAGCATTACCAGGACGCATGGGTGGAGAACAAATCACTATTCAAAATCTGGAAGTTGTTAAAGTGGACGCTGAACGTAATGTGATTTTAGTAAAAGGTAATGTACCTGGACCTAAAAAAGGTTTAGTGAAAATTAAAACGGCGGTAAAAGCAAAATAA
- the rplD gene encoding 50S ribosomal protein L4: protein MPKVALLNQSGSQVGEIELNDSVFGIEPNEHVMHEAVLMQRASQRQGTHKAKTRSEVRGGGRKPWRQKGTGRARQGSIRSPQWRGGGIVFGPVPRSYSYKLPKKVRRLAVKSALSSKVVSENILVLEALTFDAPKTKEFANVLKNLSVDSKALVVINDLDQNVALSARNIPGITVVDANGISVLDVIAHDKLIMTKAAVEKVEEVLA from the coding sequence ATGCCAAAAGTAGCTTTATTAAATCAAAGTGGATCTCAGGTTGGAGAAATCGAACTTAATGATTCAGTGTTTGGGATCGAACCAAACGAACATGTAATGCATGAAGCTGTACTAATGCAAAGAGCTTCACAAAGACAAGGAACACACAAAGCGAAAACTCGTTCTGAGGTTCGTGGTGGCGGACGTAAACCGTGGCGTCAAAAAGGAACAGGTCGTGCGCGTCAAGGTTCTATTCGCTCTCCACAATGGCGTGGTGGCGGTATTGTATTCGGACCAGTTCCTCGTAGCTATAGCTATAAACTACCAAAGAAAGTACGTCGCTTAGCGGTTAAATCAGCACTTTCTTCAAAAGTAGTATCAGAAAACATCCTAGTATTAGAAGCATTAACATTTGATGCTCCTAAAACAAAAGAGTTCGCTAACGTACTTAAAAATTTATCTGTAGACTCTAAAGCACTCGTTGTTATCAATGATTTAGACCAAAATGTTGCATTATCCGCTCGTAATATCCCTGGTATTACAGTTGTTGATGCTAACGGAATTAGTGTTCTAGATGTAATTGCTCACGATAAATTAATCATGACGAAAGCAGCCGTTGAAAAAGTAGAGGAGGTGCTTGCGTAA
- the rplW gene encoding 50S ribosomal protein L23, with the protein MDAREIIKRPVITERSTDIMADKKYTFEVDVRANKTQVKDAIEEVFGVKVAKVNVMNYKGKFKRMGRYAGYTNKRRKAVVTLTADSKEIEIFEV; encoded by the coding sequence ATGGATGCACGCGAAATCATTAAGCGCCCCGTAATTACTGAACGTTCAACTGACATTATGGCAGACAAAAAATACACTTTTGAAGTAGACGTAAGAGCTAACAAAACTCAAGTGAAAGATGCCATTGAAGAAGTGTTCGGTGTCAAAGTAGCGAAAGTAAACGTAATGAACTATAAAGGTAAATTCAAACGTATGGGTCGCTATGCTGGCTATACAAACAAACGTCGTAAAGCAGTTGTTACTTTAACAGCTGATAGTAAAGAAATCGAAATTTTTGAAGTATAA